Proteins from a single region of Pseudopedobacter saltans DSM 12145:
- a CDS encoding ABC-F family ATP-binding cassette domain-containing protein, which translates to MINVNNISVSFGGTKLFSDVTFSINENDKIALMGKNGAGKSTLLKIIAGAGQPTSGSVTGPKNAVIAYLPQHLLTKDNVTVFEETSRAFDDIHKMRDELDQLNEQLTIRTDYDSDDYMKLIEQVSELSEKFYSIEETNYDAEVEKVLKGLGFERSDFTRQTSEFSGGWRMRIELAKILLKKPDLILLDEPTNHMDIESIQWLEEFLLNSAKAVIVISHDRAFVDNITNRTIEVTMGRIYDYKAKYSHYLELRKERRQHQLKAYEEQQRFIADTTEFIERFKGTYSKTLQVQSRVKMLEKLEIIEVDEVDNSALRLKFPPSPRSGNYPVIVEELSKSYGDHVVFQKANMVIERGQKVAFVGKNGEGKSTMIKAIMGEIDFEGSLKVGHNAKIGYFAQNQAALLDEDLTVYETIDQIAVGDVRVKIKDLLGAFMFSGDDTTKKVKVLSGGEKTRLAMIKLLLEPVNVLILDEPTNHLDMKTKDIIKEALQDFDGTIILVSHDRDFLDGLAEKVFEFGNKRVREHFEDIKGFLEYKKMSSLKEIEK; encoded by the coding sequence GTGATCAACGTAAACAACATTTCCGTATCATTTGGCGGAACAAAGCTATTTAGTGACGTAACCTTTTCTATCAACGAGAATGACAAAATTGCGCTTATGGGTAAAAACGGCGCAGGCAAGTCGACCCTTTTAAAAATAATAGCAGGCGCGGGCCAACCTACCAGTGGCAGCGTAACAGGACCAAAAAATGCGGTAATTGCTTATTTACCACAACACTTACTAACAAAAGACAATGTAACCGTATTCGAAGAAACCTCCAGGGCATTCGACGATATACATAAAATGCGCGACGAGCTGGATCAGTTAAACGAACAGCTAACAATACGCACAGACTACGACAGTGACGATTATATGAAATTAATCGAACAGGTGTCCGAACTGAGCGAGAAATTCTACTCTATAGAAGAAACCAATTACGATGCCGAAGTTGAGAAAGTACTGAAGGGACTAGGTTTCGAACGTTCAGATTTCACCCGTCAAACCTCTGAGTTTTCCGGCGGCTGGCGTATGCGTATCGAGCTGGCGAAGATCCTGTTAAAAAAGCCTGATCTGATCCTTCTTGATGAGCCTACCAACCATATGGATATCGAAAGTATCCAGTGGCTAGAAGAATTTCTATTGAATTCCGCAAAAGCGGTCATTGTCATTTCTCACGACAGGGCCTTTGTTGATAATATCACCAACCGTACCATAGAAGTAACCATGGGTCGTATTTACGACTATAAAGCAAAATACAGCCATTACCTGGAACTTCGGAAAGAGCGCCGTCAGCATCAGCTAAAAGCTTATGAAGAGCAACAACGTTTTATTGCCGACACTACAGAGTTTATAGAACGCTTTAAGGGAACTTATTCAAAAACCTTGCAGGTACAATCGCGTGTCAAGATGCTCGAAAAACTAGAGATCATCGAAGTGGATGAGGTGGACAACTCCGCTTTGCGTTTAAAATTCCCTCCTTCTCCACGTTCGGGCAATTATCCGGTGATAGTGGAAGAGCTTAGCAAATCCTACGGGGACCATGTCGTATTCCAAAAGGCAAATATGGTGATCGAACGCGGTCAGAAAGTAGCATTTGTAGGGAAAAATGGCGAAGGTAAATCAACCATGATCAAAGCCATCATGGGTGAAATAGATTTCGAAGGTTCTTTAAAAGTCGGTCATAATGCCAAGATTGGCTATTTCGCACAAAATCAGGCTGCTCTACTGGACGAAGATCTAACCGTCTACGAAACTATCGATCAGATTGCCGTAGGTGATGTACGCGTTAAAATAAAGGATCTGCTGGGTGCATTCATGTTCAGCGGCGATGATACTACCAAAAAGGTAAAAGTACTCTCAGGCGGAGAAAAGACCCGTTTAGCGATGATTAAATTATTGCTCGAACCGGTAAACGTTCTTATCCTGGATGAGCCTACCAACCATCTGGACATGAAAACCAAAGACATCATCAAAGAAGCTTTACAGGATTTCGATGGCACCATCATATTGGTATCCCACGACAGGGATTTCCTGGACGGACTGGCAGAAAAAGTATTCGAATTCGGAAACAAACGCGTACGCGAACATTTCGAAGACATCAAAGGCTTCCTGGAATATAAGAAAATGAGTAGTTTGAAAGAGATTGAGAAGTAA
- a CDS encoding GIY-YIG nuclease family protein, whose amino-acid sequence MEKGYINLILISNKFIFSCKPKYVMMYKGGFVYILTNKNKTVLYIGVTSDLKGRIWEHMNSNNRQSFTFRYNVLYLVYYEFLDSISQAIDREKQLKRWSREKKEDLINKMNPTWGFLNDEVAEDVYSLI is encoded by the coding sequence ATGGAAAAAGGATACATCAATTTGATTCTTATCAGCAATAAGTTTATATTCAGTTGTAAACCTAAATATGTAATGATGTATAAAGGTGGATTTGTATATATTCTAACCAATAAAAATAAAACTGTATTATATATCGGTGTTACTTCTGATTTAAAAGGAAGAATTTGGGAACATATGAACAGTAACAACCGGCAAAGTTTTACTTTTCGATACAACGTGTTGTATCTGGTATATTATGAGTTTCTGGATTCTATTAGTCAGGCAATAGATAGGGAAAAGCAATTGAAAAGGTGGTCGAGGGAAAAGAAAGAGGATTTGATTAATAAGATGAATCCGACATGGGGCTTTTTGAATGATGAAGTGGCGGAGGATGTTTATTCTTTGATTTGA